ACTCACGCGAGCGCTATCTGGCCCTCGTCGAGCGGATCCGCGAGCGCATCCCGGACATCGCCCTGACGACCGACATCATCGTCGGCTACCCCGGCGAGACCGACGCGGAGTTCGGGGAGACGCTCACCCTGGTCGACGAGGTCGGCTACGACCACGCCTTCACCTTCGTCTACTCCCCCCGGCGCGGCACCGACGCCGCCCGGATGGACGACCAGGTGCCCGACGAGGTGAAGAAGGAGCGCATCCAGCGCCTGGTCGACCTCGTCCAGGAGCACGCCGCCCGCCGCAACGCCGCCCTGGTCGGCACCGTGCAGCAGGTGCTCGTCGAGGGGCCGAGCCGCACCGACCCGTCCGTCCTGCGCGGCCGGACGCGTACCAACAAGGCGGTCAACTTCGGCGGCGAGGCCGCGGCGGGCGACCTGGTGGACGTGCGCATCACGGCGTCCACCTCGCAGACGCTCGCGGGGCGGCTGGCCGCCCCGGTCACCGCCTAGAGCGCCCGTGGGGGTCGTGGCCATCTTCGGGCCGACGGCGTCGGGCAAGAGCGCGGTCGCCGTCGAGCTGGCCGAGCGCATCGGCGGCGAGATCGTCTCCTGCGACGCGATGCAGCTCTACCGCGGCCTGCCGATCCTGACGAACCAGCCGGCTGCCTCCGACCTCGCCCGCGCGCCGCATCACCTGGTGGCGGTGTGGGGGACCGACCACTCGGGATCGGTGGCGGAGTACGCCGGGCTTGCGCACACGGCCATCGACGCCGTCCTCGCCCGCGGCGGCACGCCGGTCGTCTGCGGCGGGAGCGGGCTCTACCTGCGCGCCGCGCTGGCCGAGATGCCGCTGCCGCCGCAGGTGCCCGAGGCGGAGCGATCCCGCTTCGAGGCGCTCTACGACGGCGAGGGCGCCGCGGCGGCCCACGCCCGCCTGGTCGCCGCCGACCCGGCCGCGGCCGTCGCCGTGCACCCGAACGACCGCCGCCGGGTGGTGCGCGCGCTCGAGCTGCACGCGGCCGGATCGAGCCTCGCCCCCGCACGCAACAGCCTGTGGAGCGACGACGTCCGTCA
The sequence above is a segment of the Gaiellales bacterium genome. Coding sequences within it:
- the miaA gene encoding tRNA (adenosine(37)-N6)-dimethylallyltransferase MiaA is translated as MGVVAIFGPTASGKSAVAVELAERIGGEIVSCDAMQLYRGLPILTNQPAASDLARAPHHLVAVWGTDHSGSVAEYAGLAHTAIDAVLARGGTPVVCGGSGLYLRAALAEMPLPPQVPEAERSRFEALYDGEGAAAAHARLVAADPAAAVAVHPNDRRRVVRALELHAAGSSLAPARNSLWSDDVRHPTTVIGLDLPATAVSERIERRTRAMFAGGIVEEVRAARAAGPFSLTAERIHGLQDVTDLLEGRIDRAEAERRLVVRTRRYAKRQRTWMRRSPGLRLVNADREAAAVAAEIEAAL